The Poriferisphaera corsica DNA segment ACAGATTGGTGCAGGGCTGATTGCTGCGGATATTAATGAATTGACGATGGCGTTGGCGGATTCGAAAGATGAGGCTGGCGAATTTGACATTCATAAATGGGGTCAAGAGGGGATGCAGAGTTTGACGCCGCTATGGTTATTGAAGTACTTGCCGAATATGTTGGCGAGTCATGTGGCGATCATTCATGACACACAGGGGCCAAGCAATACGATTACATGTGGCGATTCGTCGAGCGGTTTGAGCATCGGCGAGAGCCTGCGTGTGATTCAACGCGGGAGTGCGGATGCGGGGTTCTGTGGTGGGGCTGAGTCGAAGTTGAATTTGATGGCGTACATGCGTCAGGAATTGAATGGCCGACTGACGAAGGATTTGAATGGTGTGGGCGAAGCGGGCGGCGTGGTCAAGGTGTTTGATGAGGATTCAAGCGGAACGGTTTTGGGTGAAGGCGGCGGGATTGTGGTGCTTGAGGCGCTCGAGATGTATGAGGCGCGGGAAAAAAATGCAGGGCATGAGCCTTACGCGGAGGTTGTTGGTTTTGGTGCATCGCAGACGGTGCATAAGGAAAGCCGCAACTTAAAGACGGATCCAGAAGGTCGAGCGATCGCCAGTGCGATCCGAGCGGCTTTGAATGAAGGTGATGTCAGTGCGGATGAGATTGATGTGGTGTATGCATATGGGAGCGGGATTAAGGCATACGATGTAGGGGAAGCGGCGGCACTGAAAAAAGTGTTTGGCGAACGGCTGAGCGGGATGCCGATCGTGACGACCAAGGCATTGGTGGGTAATTGCGGCGCAGGTGGCGGCGGCTTTGACGTGTGTATCGCGGCAAAGAGCGTCAAAGAAGGACTAATACCAGCGGTCGTAGGCCGCGAGAAGCCAATCGAAGGTATGCAGGGTAACAGCGATAGTGAATCAAAAGAGATTCGTTATGCGCTAGTTCTCAGTACGGGCGTTGGCGGACAGAACACAGCAATTTTACTCAAAAACCACAGAGCCTAGTTAGGCTAACGAAAGGAGCTTTCCATTGGGCAGAGACCATCGCAAACTAAGAGCATTCGAGGCAGCAGACACACTCGCTCAGGTCGTGTACAAGGAAACAGCTGACTATCCGGAAGAAGGTATTAAAGATATCCTGCGTCACGCAGCGATTCGTGTTCCGACGAACATTGTTGACGGCTGTGCACGTTCAACAATGCGTGAATACATTAACTGTCTGACGGTCGCGTTTGGCGCGCTTCGTGAAGTTGGTTACTTGGTCGAGCTTTCCGAGAAATTGGAATATATCGATGAAGATCGTTTTGATGTGATGAATGATGCATATGATGAATCTGCGAAACTGCTGGCAGGTTTGATCCGTTCTTTGAAGGAACGCAAGAGTGAGTAGAAGAGAAGCGAGTGATCGCGTGGTCGTGACGGGGGTGGGATGGATCACGCCACTCGGTCATGATGTCGAAGAAGTTTGGGGGAACTTGCTTGCGGGCAAGTGCGGTATCGGTGAAACAGCTCACTTTGATGCGAGCACGTTCCCGACGAAGTTCTGCGCGCAAGTGAAGGACTATGATTATCGCAAGTACGTGAAGCAACCTGAGCTTCATGAAGGCATTGGCCTGAACACGGCATATGCACTTGGGGCAGCGTCCCAGGCGTGGTCACGTTCCGGGCTTGATGCTTATGACGCGTCAGGTGATCTGAATCACGAACGGCTTGGGATTTATCTCGGGTCGGGCGAGGGTTCGTTAGATTTTGACAACTATGTCGGAGCGAACCTGCACGCTTGGTCGGCGGATGATCGCGAGATCGAGTCGGTGAAGTGGGCGGAGATCGCGAAGCAGCGATTTGAAGCGACGCGAGAAGTTGAGCAGGAACCCAACATGCCACTGACCCATCTAGCGATGGAGTTTGAGGCTATGGGACCAGCCTACAACTGCTTGACGGCGTGCGCTGCGTCGACACAGGCGATTGGCGAAGCGACGGAGATTTTACGTCGCAATGATGCTGATGTGATGATCACGGGTGGCGCACACACGATGATTCATCCGTTTGGTGTGACTGGGTTCAATCGCTTGACGGCATTGTCGAACCGAAATGATGATTTCATGACAGCAAGTCGTCCGTTTAGTGCTGACCGTGATGGTTTTGTGCTGGGCGAGGGTGCTGGGATCATGATTCTTGAGCGTTATGAGCATGCAAAAGCTCGCGGCGCGAAGATCTTGGCTGAGATTACGGGCTTTGGTTCGACGGCTGATGCGTATCGTATTACGGATATGCATCCTGAAGGCCGCGGTGCTGCTGGCGCGATGAATAAAGCGTTGGCTGATGCGGAGCGTGGCGTTGATGATGTGGATTACATCTCAGCACACGGGACGGGCACGAAGGAGAACGATTCGATTGAAACGAAAGGTATTAAGGCTGTGTTTGGTGAAGAAGCACCAAACGTGCCAATCAGTTCGGTGAAATCGATGATGGGTCACTTGATTGCTGCGGCTGGCGTATGTGAAGCGATCGTTTGTGTTCTGGGCATTCGTGACCAGAAGCTGCCACCTACAATCAACCTAAACAATCCTGACCCAGAGTGTAATCTTGATTACATTCCGAACGTGGCTAGAGAACGTAAGGTTGAGGTCTGTTTGTCGAACAGTTTTGGTTTTGGCGGACAGAACGACACGCTGATCATTGAAAAAGTTTGATTGACTCGAACTTAAGATGAAAAGATGATAGAAGCAGTCGTTCACCGGCTGCTTCTTTTTTATTACTCATCATACCGTGATTGAAATTAATAAAATGAGCTGCTTGTTTTGCAGATGACTTAGAGCATTTGTCGTCAAGAGACATTCGTTGATCAGTGCATTAACGAGGTCGTGAATAATGGAGCAACTTGCTCTAGCTCGATAGAAACGGAATTGATTGAAATGACATGGGAAGCCTGGTTTGTTGTCGGAGTCATTATTGCGGTGTTAATTGCACTGGTTAGGAATTTTGCGCCTGCCGATTTACTCTTGCTGAGTGGATTGACATTGGTCATGGTCATGGGAGGTTTGAGTGGCAGCGAGATGTTGCCGAGCGTTCAACAGGCGGTATCGGGATTCGGAAACCCGGGGATGCTGACGGTAGGTGTGCTGTTTGTGGTCGTTGAAGGATTGGCGCAGACGGGAGCGATGGCGAGGATCACGGGCCCGCTGCTGGGTTTGCCGAAGAGCGCGATTAGCGCACAAGCGAGATTAATTTTTCCTGTGGCGGGAATGAGCGCGTTTTTAAATAACACGCCGATCGTTGCGATGTTTATGCCGGTGATTGATGAATGGTGCAAGAAAGTCAAGATCAATCCTTCGAAGCTATATATCCCGCTTAGTTATGCGTCGATTTTTGGTGGGGCTTGCACACTGATCGGCACGAGTACGAATCTGATTGTGTATGGGATGATGACCGAACATGAGGGACTGCCAACATTAGGTATGTTTGATTTGGCTTGGGTAGGCGTGCCATGCGCCGTATTGGGGCTGGGGTATATTTTGTTGACGGGACGATGGATGTTGCCTGACCGCGTGCCTGCGGTTTCGCTGAACGATGACCCGAGACAATATACGGCTGAGATGATCGTGGAAGATGGTGGTGCGATGATCGGCAAGACGATCATGCAGGCTGGATTGCGACATCTTTCAGGTTTGTACCTCGCTGAGATTGATCGCGGGAATCGATTGATGTGCGCGGTATCATCTAATGTGGTATTAGAAGCGAACGATCGACTGATTTTTGTGGGAGTAGTGGAGTCGGTCGTAGAATTGCGGAAGATGCGGGGGCTTGTGCCTGCCACAGATCAGGTTTTTAAGCTCGGGCATGAGGTGAGTGAACGGAAGCTGATCGAGGCGGTGGTGTCGAATCAATGCCCGATGATCGGCAAGACGATTCGTGATGCGAAATTTAGGACAAATTATGGGGCGGCGGTAATTGCGGTGGGGCGTAGCGGCGAGCGCATCGAGCAGAAAATCGGTGATATTAAGTTGCAACCGGGCGATACGCTTTTGCTGGAAGGAACGCAGGCGTTTGTTGATTTACAGCGCAATTCAAGAGACTTTTTCCTAGTCAGTGCATTGGAAGGATCTACGCCAGTACGGCATCATCGGGCATGGGTTGCGATCGGGATTTTAGGCGGAATGATCGCGATGGTGACGATGGGGTGGTTGAGTATGCTAACGAGCGCGCTGCTTGCGGCGGGGTTAATGATTGCGACTCGCTGCTGCACAGGAAGTGAGGCGAGGCGGAGCGTGAACTGGCAAGTGCTTTTGACGATTGGTGCGGCGTTAGGTCTTGGCATGGCGTTGCGCGAAAGTGGAGCGGCAGCAGTGATCTCAAATAAGATCATTGGCCTTGTCGGTGAAAATCCGGTGCTTGTGCTTGGGGCTGTCTATTTTGTAACAATGCTGTTTACGGAAGTGATTACGAATAACGCTGCGGCAGTTTTGGTGTTTCCGATTGCATATGCAGCGGCGGGAACATTAGGGGTGAGCTTCATGCCGTTTGCGATTGTGATCATGTTGGCGGCGAGCGCCAGTTTCGCAACACCAATCGGATATCAAACGAATCTAATGGTTTATGGGCCGGGCGGATATCGATTTACAGACTACATGCGGTATGGGATTCCATTGAATCTACTGTTCATGACGACATCAATCGTTATAACACCGATTGTGTGGCCGTTCTAATAGTTGATTAGCTTTTTCCGGTACGCATACTTGTTGCTGAACCACTGCTGGACCCGAGGTCGACAAGAACTGCGAAGATAATGACCACGAGATAAATACCAGAGATGTGGCCGGAGGTTTGGTTGTATGCAAAAGCATAAGCGATCGTTGTGTAAGGGAAAAAGATGAAGCCAAGAACTGGCCACAGAATTGTTTCGTAAGCTCGCGACAAGTAACTGGTGAATAAGATAAGTATCACCATTAGTAGGCGAGGAAATGCAAGTGCGAGGCAGCCGAGTAAACATCCCATGCGATGATGATAGCCAATGATTGTTACCGCTACAACAGTACTACAAATAAAAGAGCTGCAGATCGGATCTGCAGCTCTTTGTTAATATTTAGTTTCGATTAATCGTATAACGGACTGACCGTTGTCGGAGGAACTTCTTCCAGTTGGAGTGTGGTATCGATACGGAAGTTCGATTCGTCAGTGTGACGCTCGGCCATAAACACGTCCAATGTATATTCATTGCCTGGTTCGAGCCCGAGTTGTTCTGCTTTTTGATCAATATTAATTGACCCAGAAGCTTGGGGATGTATTGAACCAAGGTCAACAGCGAGCTTGCCATTGATGAAGACCCAGACATCGTCGTCACCTGTAAACTTAAATGCGAGTGCGTAGTCGCGTTCGGTAGGATCGGTGTATGTGAATTTTGTTCGGACTTCGAATGTCCAATGGAAGTTGTGCATCTTCCCATCTTTCGCGCGACCTGAATTGCCGTAGCCTTGATTATCGATGGGGAAAAAGTAGTTGGGACGCTCACGAGCAAAGGTGTAGACTCCGCCGGGCTCGTCACGGTTATTGTCAAGCGTGATGGCAACGGGTATTGCAATGTTAACATTGGGTACATTGCGGTACCACTGATCAAAGTTAGCTTTGGAACTGAAGGGTACTTTACGCCTACGATCATTGAAATAGGACATATTCAGTTTGGGGATACCATCTTCGCTCAGTTCGGATTCGACCAGTTTCTTATAAACATATTTCGAAGGGCCATAAGTCACGTACCATTGTGAGAATTGCCAGTGGCCGAATGATTCGAAGTCTGGGTGCGAGGATTTAAAATCTCGTACAACGCCATGAAGTGTGATCTGATCCGCATTGACCAAGTTAGGTGTCATAAAGCATGTTGCCATAACGGCGCAAGCTGGGAATAATTTTTTCAAAGTTTAACCCTTTCGGTGCCTCCGAATGGGTGAAGAAACAAAAAACGGTGAAGAATT contains these protein-coding regions:
- a CDS encoding fibro-slime domain-containing protein gives rise to the protein MTPNLVNADQITLHGVVRDFKSSHPDFESFGHWQFSQWYVTYGPSKYVYKKLVESELSEDGIPKLNMSYFNDRRRKVPFSSKANFDQWYRNVPNVNIAIPVAITLDNNRDEPGGVYTFARERPNYFFPIDNQGYGNSGRAKDGKMHNFHWTFEVRTKFTYTDPTERDYALAFKFTGDDDVWVFINGKLAVDLGSIHPQASGSINIDQKAEQLGLEPGNEYTLDVFMAERHTDESNFRIDTTLQLEEVPPTTVSPLYD
- a CDS encoding beta-ketoacyl-[acyl-carrier-protein] synthase family protein; translated protein: MSRREASDRVVVTGVGWITPLGHDVEEVWGNLLAGKCGIGETAHFDASTFPTKFCAQVKDYDYRKYVKQPELHEGIGLNTAYALGAASQAWSRSGLDAYDASGDLNHERLGIYLGSGEGSLDFDNYVGANLHAWSADDREIESVKWAEIAKQRFEATREVEQEPNMPLTHLAMEFEAMGPAYNCLTACAASTQAIGEATEILRRNDADVMITGGAHTMIHPFGVTGFNRLTALSNRNDDFMTASRPFSADRDGFVLGEGAGIMILERYEHAKARGAKILAEITGFGSTADAYRITDMHPEGRGAAGAMNKALADAERGVDDVDYISAHGTGTKENDSIETKGIKAVFGEEAPNVPISSVKSMMGHLIAAAGVCEAIVCVLGIRDQKLPPTINLNNPDPECNLDYIPNVARERKVEVCLSNSFGFGGQNDTLIIEKV
- a CDS encoding SLC13 family permease; amino-acid sequence: MTWEAWFVVGVIIAVLIALVRNFAPADLLLLSGLTLVMVMGGLSGSEMLPSVQQAVSGFGNPGMLTVGVLFVVVEGLAQTGAMARITGPLLGLPKSAISAQARLIFPVAGMSAFLNNTPIVAMFMPVIDEWCKKVKINPSKLYIPLSYASIFGGACTLIGTSTNLIVYGMMTEHEGLPTLGMFDLAWVGVPCAVLGLGYILLTGRWMLPDRVPAVSLNDDPRQYTAEMIVEDGGAMIGKTIMQAGLRHLSGLYLAEIDRGNRLMCAVSSNVVLEANDRLIFVGVVESVVELRKMRGLVPATDQVFKLGHEVSERKLIEAVVSNQCPMIGKTIRDAKFRTNYGAAVIAVGRSGERIEQKIGDIKLQPGDTLLLEGTQAFVDLQRNSRDFFLVSALEGSTPVRHHRAWVAIGILGGMIAMVTMGWLSMLTSALLAAGLMIATRCCTGSEARRSVNWQVLLTIGAALGLGMALRESGAAAVISNKIIGLVGENPVLVLGAVYFVTMLFTEVITNNAAAVLVFPIAYAAAGTLGVSFMPFAIVIMLAASASFATPIGYQTNLMVYGPGGYRFTDYMRYGIPLNLLFMTTSIVITPIVWPF
- a CDS encoding beta-ketoacyl-[acyl-carrier-protein] synthase family protein, producing the protein MSRRVVITGLGPVSGLGLGIKENWAAVSEGRSAVKRIGMFDPSGFDCHVGGEIAELKVKKFVPKSYRKATKVMARDIEMAVVAADFAAKDAALNTPGTMDNGDQISYSGERISAQIGAGLIAADINELTMALADSKDEAGEFDIHKWGQEGMQSLTPLWLLKYLPNMLASHVAIIHDTQGPSNTITCGDSSSGLSIGESLRVIQRGSADAGFCGGAESKLNLMAYMRQELNGRLTKDLNGVGEAGGVVKVFDEDSSGTVLGEGGGIVVLEALEMYEAREKNAGHEPYAEVVGFGASQTVHKESRNLKTDPEGRAIASAIRAALNEGDVSADEIDVVYAYGSGIKAYDVGEAAALKKVFGERLSGMPIVTTKALVGNCGAGGGGFDVCIAAKSVKEGLIPAVVGREKPIEGMQGNSDSESKEIRYALVLSTGVGGQNTAILLKNHRA
- a CDS encoding four helix bundle protein, whose protein sequence is MGRDHRKLRAFEAADTLAQVVYKETADYPEEGIKDILRHAAIRVPTNIVDGCARSTMREYINCLTVAFGALREVGYLVELSEKLEYIDEDRFDVMNDAYDESAKLLAGLIRSLKERKSE